The following proteins are co-located in the Deltaproteobacteria bacterium HGW-Deltaproteobacteria-2 genome:
- a CDS encoding pyridoxal 5'-phosphate synthase glutaminase subunit PdxT — translation MTLHLVSNKPSVIGVLDLQGGVHEHLEHLERLGVAYKRVKQAEDFEDLAGLIIPGGESSCLSRLLNIFEIKNVLLQAHRRGMKIWGTCAGAILLAKEVVGEKACLGLIDITIERNGFGSQLDSFVSEALIPAVAPEPIPLTFIRAPKIIDVDPDVNILLKIDDYVAAAETESILVTVFHPELTGCLAFHRYFAMKCGLKTTGNNHDYIDPLWKNWSWTKHAGII, via the coding sequence ATGACTCTTCATTTAGTGAGCAACAAACCATCTGTAATCGGCGTTCTGGATTTACAGGGCGGAGTGCATGAGCATCTGGAACACCTGGAGAGGTTAGGCGTAGCTTATAAACGAGTTAAGCAGGCAGAGGATTTTGAGGATCTCGCCGGATTAATTATCCCCGGCGGTGAAAGTTCCTGTTTGTCCAGATTACTTAATATTTTTGAAATCAAGAATGTATTGCTTCAGGCTCATCGACGTGGAATGAAAATCTGGGGCACCTGCGCGGGAGCAATTCTACTGGCGAAGGAAGTGGTTGGTGAAAAGGCTTGCCTTGGTTTGATCGATATTACAATTGAACGTAACGGCTTCGGCAGCCAACTGGATAGTTTTGTCAGCGAAGCTTTGATTCCAGCTGTTGCTCCTGAACCCATACCTCTTACTTTCATTCGCGCGCCTAAAATTATTGATGTGGATCCTGATGTTAATATTCTTTTGAAAATTGATGATTATGTAGCGGCAGCGGAAACTGAATCCATATTGGTTACTGTTTTTCATCCGGAGTTAACCGGATGTCTTGCCTTTCATCGTTATTTCGCCATGAAATGCGGCTTGAAAACAACTGGCAATAATCATGATTATATTGATCCGCTTTGGAAAAACTGGAGCTGGACAAAACATGCCGGCATAATTTAA
- a CDS encoding TIGR01212 family radical SAM protein, whose translation MDCKKTTKKEAALGKPDFWKNSKRYYDLKSYWRNLFGCNVHKLQIDAGFTCPNRDGHVAAGGCIYCDSRGSTLRQKGELPSVAEQIASGKKYYKPHASKFIAYFQTFTNTYAPVEKLRAIYDEALKQEDVIGLSIGTRPDCLGPDVIELLSGYAKKYHIWVELGLQSVHDKTLQFINRGHNFQQFLDAANALAGSGLNICVHIIIGLPGESDKDVLTTAKTLASLPINGIKIHSLLALEGTILGDMYKKGTVSMITKEQYVSLTADVLEVLPPEMVIQRLTADGYRDIFLGPNWAMNKLDVLNSINKELERRDSYQGKEYIKSKPDPPVKNSGQ comes from the coding sequence ATAGACTGTAAAAAAACAACAAAAAAAGAGGCGGCCTTGGGTAAACCGGATTTTTGGAAAAATTCTAAGCGGTACTACGACCTGAAAAGCTACTGGCGAAATCTGTTCGGCTGTAATGTCCATAAACTGCAGATTGATGCAGGCTTTACCTGTCCGAATCGTGACGGGCATGTGGCTGCAGGCGGTTGTATTTACTGTGATAGCAGAGGATCAACTTTGCGGCAGAAGGGTGAACTGCCATCAGTTGCCGAACAGATCGCCTCCGGTAAAAAATATTATAAGCCGCATGCGTCAAAATTTATTGCTTATTTCCAAACATTTACCAACACTTACGCTCCAGTGGAAAAATTGCGGGCAATCTACGATGAAGCTTTGAAGCAGGAAGACGTCATCGGCCTTTCCATCGGCACAAGGCCGGATTGCCTTGGTCCCGATGTTATCGAATTATTAAGCGGCTATGCGAAAAAATATCACATCTGGGTTGAACTGGGTTTGCAATCTGTTCACGACAAGACTCTGCAGTTCATCAACCGGGGACATAATTTTCAGCAATTCTTGGACGCAGCGAATGCTTTGGCGGGAAGCGGCTTAAACATTTGTGTTCATATTATTATTGGCTTACCGGGCGAAAGCGACAAAGATGTGCTAACCACAGCCAAAACCCTTGCGTCACTTCCAATCAACGGCATAAAAATTCACTCTCTACTGGCTTTGGAAGGAACAATTTTGGGTGATATGTATAAAAAAGGTACGGTAAGTATGATAACTAAGGAACAATATGTTTCTTTGACCGCCGATGTTCTGGAGGTATTACCGCCGGAAATGGTCATCCAGCGCCTGACTGCCGACGGTTACCGCGATATTTTTCTTGGACCGAACTGGGCAATGAATAAATTAGACGTGTTGAACTCAATAAATAAAGAATTGGAGCGGCGGGACTCTTATCAAGGAAAAGAATATATAAAATCAAAACCAGATCCTCCGGTAAAAAATTCCGGGCAATAA
- a CDS encoding imidazole glycerol phosphate synthase subunit HisH: MIAIINYNAGNITSVARALQNIGQDFVITDDTTKLETATHVIFPGVGAAGEAMAYLREKKLDTWLKKYIKTGRPLLGICLGTQIILDYSEENKTECIGLVAGSTKRFPDNLTSVGQVLKIPHMGWNSVKLQRSHPVFKNVSPDAEFYFVHSYYPAPSDDAAFLGTTDYGMIFCSVLAKDNLVAMQFHPEKSGRPGLQILKNFCAWEGQC, encoded by the coding sequence ATGATAGCAATAATTAATTATAACGCCGGAAACATAACGAGCGTAGCACGGGCTCTGCAAAATATCGGGCAGGATTTTGTCATTACGGACGATACAACAAAGCTCGAAACTGCGACTCATGTAATTTTCCCGGGTGTTGGCGCGGCCGGAGAAGCAATGGCTTATCTGCGCGAAAAAAAGCTCGATACCTGGCTGAAAAAATATATTAAAACCGGCAGGCCGCTTTTGGGCATTTGTCTGGGTACACAGATTATTCTGGATTATTCCGAAGAAAATAAAACCGAATGTATCGGCCTTGTTGCCGGTTCCACAAAACGCTTTCCCGACAATCTGACTTCCGTTGGTCAGGTATTAAAGATTCCGCACATGGGCTGGAACAGCGTTAAGTTGCAACGCAGTCATCCGGTCTTTAAAAATGTTTCGCCGGATGCCGAATTTTATTTTGTGCATTCCTATTATCCGGCACCGTCTGACGATGCAGCCTTTTTAGGAACAACCGATTATGGCATGATATTCTGTTCTGTTCTGGCCAAAGATAATCTTGTGGCCATGCAGTTTCACCCGGAAAAAAGCGGGCGTCCCGGATTACAGATTTTGAAGAATTTCTGCGCTTGGGAGGGGCAATGTTAA
- a CDS encoding ammonia channel protein — translation MNSGDTAWVLMASALVLLMTIPGLAFFYGGLVRRKNVLSILMQCFIIVCVISLQWMLFGYSLAFGPDFHGIIGKLDWIGLAGVGATPNPDYTKTIPHSVFMIFQAMFAIITPALIIGAYAERVKFSAFLIFTLLWTTFVYDPLAHWVWGAGGWMRTLGALDFAGGIVVHVSSGISALVLALLLGKRVGYNHRPIRPHNLPFTVLGAALLWFGWFGFNAGSALAADGLAANAFITTHIATAAAGLTWALVEWWHNNSPTILGAATGAVAGLVAITPACGFVNPMNAMFIGMIVAVICYLAVAIIKGKLGYDDSLDAFGVHGVGGAVGTIATGFFAEKAVNAAGADGLLFGNAHQLGVQSLSLIVTVTFAVIMTFIIFKIVDVFIGMRVEEHNEIVGLDLTQQSEAAYTVIE, via the coding sequence ATGAATTCGGGAGATACAGCGTGGGTTTTGATGGCCAGCGCTCTGGTCTTATTAATGACCATACCGGGACTGGCATTTTTCTATGGAGGATTGGTTCGACGCAAGAACGTTCTGTCTATTTTGATGCAGTGCTTTATTATCGTTTGTGTCATTTCTCTGCAGTGGATGTTGTTCGGTTATTCTTTGGCGTTCGGTCCTGATTTCCATGGCATCATTGGTAAACTGGATTGGATAGGACTTGCAGGAGTCGGTGCGACACCGAATCCTGATTACACCAAGACAATTCCTCATTCTGTCTTTATGATTTTTCAGGCGATGTTTGCGATTATCACACCAGCCTTGATTATCGGCGCTTACGCGGAGCGGGTAAAATTTTCCGCATTTCTGATTTTCACCTTATTGTGGACAACATTTGTCTATGATCCGCTGGCGCATTGGGTCTGGGGTGCGGGAGGTTGGATGAGGACACTGGGCGCACTGGATTTCGCGGGTGGAATAGTTGTGCATGTGAGCTCCGGAATCTCGGCACTGGTACTGGCTCTGCTTTTGGGAAAAAGAGTTGGCTACAATCACAGACCCATTCGTCCGCATAACCTGCCCTTTACAGTATTAGGCGCTGCTCTTTTATGGTTTGGCTGGTTTGGATTTAACGCCGGCAGCGCGCTGGCCGCCGATGGACTTGCCGCCAATGCCTTTATTACCACGCATATTGCAACCGCAGCGGCAGGTCTTACCTGGGCTTTAGTGGAATGGTGGCATAATAACTCTCCGACAATCCTGGGCGCCGCGACCGGTGCTGTTGCCGGACTGGTGGCCATTACACCGGCCTGCGGTTTTGTCAACCCGATGAATGCCATGTTTATCGGCATGATCGTAGCGGTGATCTGCTATCTTGCTGTAGCGATAATTAAAGGCAAACTTGGCTATGACGATTCTCTGGATGCTTTTGGCGTGCATGGTGTGGGAGGAGCTGTCGGTACAATAGCAACAGGTTTTTTCGCGGAAAAAGCAGTAAATGCCGCCGGCGCAGATGGCTTGCTTTTCGGTAACGCTCATCAGCTTGGTGTTCAATCCTTATCGCTTATAGTCACAGTTACCTTTGCCGTGATCATGACTTTCATCATCTTCAAGATTGTGGATGTGTTTATCGGTATGCGTGTGGAAGAACACAACGAAATCGTCGGTCTGGATTTAACGCAACAAAGCGAAGCCGCTTATACAGTGATTGAATAG
- a CDS encoding DNA-binding response regulator, producing MMPKILIVDDEKDIVDLISYNLEKERFSTVKAYDGETALKLVKTQKPDLIILDLMLPKMNGLDVCRAIRHNPETVGLPIIMLTAKSEEVDKIIGLEVGADDYVTKPFSIKELIARVRSILRRLKEGEKYAGKEEFIHKGLKINYVSCLVSVNGKEVTLSPTELKLLFFLSQNAGRVYSRNQIIDHVWGDDTFITDRAVDVHIRRLRSQIEEDMENPHYILTVRGFGYKFADKK from the coding sequence ATTATGCCTAAAATACTGATTGTTGATGATGAAAAAGATATAGTTGATCTCATTTCTTATAATCTGGAGAAAGAGAGATTTTCTACGGTAAAAGCTTATGATGGCGAAACCGCCCTAAAGCTTGTCAAAACACAAAAGCCGGATTTAATTATACTTGACCTTATGCTGCCCAAGATGAATGGACTTGATGTATGTCGGGCAATTCGCCATAATCCGGAAACGGTTGGCCTGCCGATAATTATGTTGACGGCAAAAAGTGAAGAAGTTGATAAAATAATCGGTTTGGAAGTAGGGGCTGATGATTATGTGACCAAGCCGTTCAGCATTAAAGAATTAATTGCCAGAGTGCGCAGCATTTTACGTCGCCTGAAGGAAGGTGAGAAATACGCAGGTAAAGAAGAGTTCATTCATAAAGGACTTAAAATAAATTACGTTTCGTGTCTTGTTTCAGTTAATGGAAAGGAAGTAACGCTGAGTCCAACTGAACTTAAGCTTCTTTTCTTCTTATCTCAAAATGCCGGTAGAGTTTATTCCAGAAACCAGATTATTGATCACGTCTGGGGCGATGATACTTTTATTACGGATCGTGCCGTTGATGTACACATCCGGCGTTTACGATCACAAATAGAAGAGGATATGGAAAATCCCCATTATATTCTTACAGTTCGTGGTTTTGGCTATAAATTTGCCGATAAGAAATAA
- a CDS encoding amidotransferase — protein sequence MHAHYLQHVPFEGLGSIEPWLKAAGHEITNTRLFESAEFPDLKKIDLLVIMGGPMSVNDENTFPWLVSEKQFICKAINSGNPVLGICLGAQLIASAMDARVYRNSEKEIGWFPIEGVASTDRSIFNFPPSMKVFHWHGETFDLPSGAAHLAKSDGCENQAFQIGKSVIGLQFHLETTPKAAWEIVSHCRKELVPSKYIQTEEEILSATPERYKSINQLMGSVLSFLLRKDG from the coding sequence ATGCACGCGCATTATTTACAACATGTTCCGTTTGAAGGGCTGGGCAGCATTGAACCCTGGCTTAAAGCGGCCGGGCACGAAATAACAAATACCAGATTATTTGAATCAGCAGAATTCCCTGATTTAAAAAAGATAGACCTGTTAGTGATCATGGGCGGTCCGATGAGTGTCAATGATGAAAATACGTTCCCGTGGCTGGTTTCCGAGAAACAGTTCATTTGTAAAGCCATCAATTCAGGGAACCCTGTCTTGGGCATTTGTCTTGGTGCGCAGCTTATTGCCAGTGCTATGGACGCTCGAGTGTACCGAAATTCGGAAAAAGAGATCGGGTGGTTTCCCATCGAGGGGGTCGCATCGACCGACAGGTCCATTTTTAATTTCCCGCCGTCTATGAAAGTGTTTCATTGGCACGGTGAGACATTTGACTTACCATCGGGAGCTGCCCACCTGGCGAAAAGTGATGGATGTGAAAATCAGGCCTTTCAAATCGGCAAGTCGGTTATCGGTTTGCAGTTTCACCTGGAAACCACACCAAAAGCGGCTTGGGAAATTGTTTCCCATTGTCGCAAGGAACTGGTTCCATCGAAATATATACAGACAGAGGAAGAAATCCTGTCAGCCACTCCGGAGAGATATAAATCAATAAATCAACTGATGGGTAGTGTCCTGTCTTTCCTGCTGCGAAAAGATGGCTAA
- a CDS encoding pyridoxal 5'-phosphate synthase lyase subunit PdxS codes for MDAKRYELNVQLAQMLKGGVIMDVTNVEQAKIAEEAGAVAVMALERVPADIRKDGGVARMSDPSMIAAIKKAVSIPVMAKARIGHFVEAQILEALRIDYIDESEVLTPADEECHIDKTKFSIPFVCGARNLGEALRRIAEGAAMIRTKGEAGTGNVVEAVRHMRTMNREIRQLAQMPVEEVTGFAKANGLPYELSLKVKELGRLPVVNFAAGGIATPADAALMMQLGCDGVFVGSGIFKSADPAKRARAIVKATAYFNDPQKVLEASMDLGEAMPGLEISQIPPEQILAGRGW; via the coding sequence GTGGATGCAAAAAGGTATGAATTAAATGTCCAGTTGGCGCAAATGCTCAAAGGCGGCGTCATTATGGATGTAACCAATGTTGAACAGGCAAAAATCGCGGAAGAAGCGGGAGCCGTGGCGGTCATGGCTCTGGAACGTGTGCCTGCAGATATTCGCAAAGACGGCGGAGTGGCCAGGATGTCCGATCCTTCAATGATTGCCGCAATTAAAAAAGCCGTATCCATTCCGGTTATGGCGAAAGCCCGAATCGGTCATTTTGTGGAAGCGCAAATCCTGGAAGCCTTACGTATTGATTATATTGATGAAAGCGAAGTTTTAACTCCGGCTGATGAAGAATGCCATATTGATAAAACAAAATTCTCGATTCCTTTCGTCTGTGGCGCGCGAAATCTTGGTGAAGCCTTGCGCCGGATTGCCGAAGGCGCGGCAATGATTCGCACCAAAGGCGAGGCGGGAACGGGAAATGTTGTAGAAGCTGTCCGCCATATGAGAACAATGAATCGTGAAATTCGACAACTGGCACAGATGCCTGTAGAGGAAGTCACCGGTTTTGCTAAAGCAAATGGTCTTCCTTATGAATTATCTTTAAAAGTCAAGGAGTTAGGACGTTTGCCGGTGGTTAATTTCGCGGCAGGCGGTATTGCCACTCCCGCTGATGCGGCGTTGATGATGCAGTTGGGCTGTGATGGTGTTTTTGTAGGCTCGGGAATTTTTAAATCAGCCGACCCGGCCAAACGAGCACGGGCTATCGTCAAGGCAACAGCTTATTTCAATGATCCTCAAAAGGTTCTGGAGGCTTCTATGGATCTCGGAGAAGCCATGCCCGGTCTGGAAATTTCTCAAATTCCACCCGAACAAATCCTGGCAGGACGCGGCTGGTAA
- a CDS encoding transcriptional regulator produces the protein MKLIIAIIQPHKLEAVKRELEAVDVNLMTVSNVLGQGRQKGLTEIYRGAKEAGGLLNKVRLDIAVNEDFVEPTIKAITKGAHTGGVGDGKIFVVELAECIRISSGERGGGAIG, from the coding sequence ATGAAACTAATCATTGCCATTATTCAGCCGCACAAACTGGAGGCGGTCAAAAGAGAGCTTGAGGCAGTGGATGTAAATTTGATGACTGTCTCCAATGTTCTGGGACAGGGCCGGCAAAAAGGCCTCACGGAAATATACAGAGGCGCGAAAGAAGCTGGCGGACTGCTCAATAAAGTCCGGCTTGATATCGCGGTAAATGAGGATTTTGTCGAGCCGACAATTAAGGCGATCACCAAAGGGGCTCATACCGGAGGCGTCGGCGACGGTAAGATTTTCGTAGTGGAGCTCGCGGAATGTATTCGCATCAGCAGCGGTGAACGCGGCGGTGGCGCCATAGGCTGA
- a CDS encoding imidazole glycerol phosphate synthase subunit HisF encodes MLSKRIIPCLDVRDGQLTKGIKFKGNVDIGDPVEAAREYYEQGADEIVFYDITASSDKRDIMIDVVRRVAETIFIPFSVGGGIRNLEDMRRVILAGAEKVSVNSAAVDEPKIITQGAKAFGSQCIVLGMDVKKVEVSDKIPSGYEMVIHGGRIFTGIDALWWAKEAEKLGAGEICLNSIDADGMQTGYELNLTKLVSENVRIPVIASGGAGKPEHLAQVLTEGKADAALIASMVHYRTYTITEIKQYLNEKQIKTRMLW; translated from the coding sequence ATGTTAAGCAAGAGGATAATTCCCTGCCTTGATGTGCGTGACGGCCAGCTCACCAAGGGTATCAAATTCAAAGGAAACGTGGATATCGGCGATCCGGTAGAAGCCGCACGGGAATATTACGAACAGGGCGCTGATGAAATTGTTTTCTACGATATCACGGCATCGTCAGACAAACGCGACATCATGATTGATGTGGTAAGGCGCGTGGCAGAAACGATTTTTATTCCTTTTTCCGTGGGCGGCGGTATCCGCAATCTGGAAGATATGAGGCGTGTGATTCTAGCTGGAGCGGAAAAAGTCAGCGTTAATTCCGCCGCGGTCGATGAACCGAAAATTATCACTCAGGGAGCAAAAGCTTTTGGTAGTCAGTGTATTGTGCTGGGCATGGATGTAAAAAAAGTGGAAGTATCCGATAAAATTCCCTCAGGCTACGAAATGGTAATTCACGGCGGCAGGATATTTACCGGTATTGATGCTCTGTGGTGGGCCAAAGAAGCGGAAAAGCTCGGCGCCGGTGAAATTTGCCTGAATTCCATAGACGCCGACGGCATGCAAACAGGATATGAACTGAATTTAACAAAATTGGTTTCCGAAAATGTACGTATTCCGGTTATTGCCTCAGGCGGTGCGGGAAAGCCGGAACATCTGGCTCAGGTATTAACGGAAGGAAAGGCTGATGCGGCTTTGATTGCATCTATGGTGCATTATCGTACGTACACAATCACTGAAATCAAACAATATTTAAACGAAAAACAAATAAAAACGAGAATGCTGTGGTAG